A region from the Pseudomonadota bacterium genome encodes:
- a CDS encoding TraX family protein, whose amino-acid sequence MSSFTLKILACALMVVDHVAIIFFPTNPIMRLIGRLVFPMFAYFIAEGYRHTKDPTSYLGRLFLFALISQPFYMFGFKYPTVHFNVFFTLAAGLYAIYAYEKSKSYIPLLFAMAGSELVEASYGFTGVLMIFVIHKFFNDYKRMALWVFVVNILAGMHTIAMKYSADPNFIISFSYIAEHAVSGLVQPCAVLSVPLLALYNGKRGPNAKYLFYIFYPGHLAVLGLIRMFLGR is encoded by the coding sequence ATGAGCTCTTTTACCTTGAAAATTCTTGCATGTGCGCTCATGGTCGTTGATCATGTGGCAATAATCTTTTTTCCCACTAATCCGATAATGCGCCTTATCGGCAGGCTTGTTTTCCCGATGTTTGCCTATTTTATTGCTGAAGGCTACCGTCATACAAAAGACCCCACATCCTACCTGGGAAGGCTCTTCCTTTTCGCCCTTATTTCTCAGCCTTTTTATATGTTCGGCTTCAAATACCCGACCGTACATTTCAATGTTTTCTTTACACTCGCTGCAGGCCTCTATGCCATTTATGCCTATGAAAAATCAAAAAGTTATATTCCACTGCTTTTCGCGATGGCAGGATCTGAGCTTGTCGAGGCATCTTACGGCTTTACCGGTGTACTTATGATTTTTGTAATCCACAAGTTTTTTAATGACTATAAACGTATGGCATTATGGGTCTTTGTTGTCAATATCCTTGCAGGAATGCACACAATTGCCATGAAATATTCTGCTGATCCGAATTTTATTATCAGTTTTTCCTATATTGCAGAACACGCGGTATCCGGTCTTGTTCAACCATGTGCAGTACTTTCTGTTCCTCTTTTAGCCCTATATAACGGCAAGCGCGGCCCCAACGCAAAATATCTTTTCTACATCTTCTATCCGGGACACCTGGCCGTCCTTGGCCTTATCAGGATGTTTCTGGGCAGATAA
- a CDS encoding glycosyltransferase, translated as MRLLILTPTALPSLTGNAITAERWRRSHEKQGLTVKVIAAQGLDPQNLRKEIQRFQPDIIHGHHAFKSGKLLINHHNGSASDDIPFVISCAGTDINHDLTLNERRATILEVCKTARAIIIQSQDLDLKLKDLSDGFYNRVHYVPPSFTWLGNDSFDLRGAAGCESHHILFFLPAGIRPVKRNLECLIAINEVHKVRSSTKVMFAGPVLDTEYAMQFLYMLEQCSNFARWIPAIPPEAMRSAYNGADVVLNTSSSEGFSNVLLETMASGKPILASDIQSNRRAILRDNGERPSCCLFDLYSQTDFVYQALKLIDDASLRKSLGEAGFIRAKQWPGPADEAELLIKIYKQALA; from the coding sequence ATGCGTCTCCTGATCCTTACCCCCACCGCACTCCCCTCTTTAACCGGTAACGCCATTACCGCTGAGCGGTGGCGTCGCTCTCACGAAAAGCAAGGGCTTACGGTAAAAGTGATAGCAGCGCAGGGTCTTGATCCACAAAATCTTCGCAAGGAAATTCAGCGCTTCCAGCCTGACATTATCCATGGTCACCATGCCTTCAAGTCAGGCAAATTGCTTATTAATCATCATAATGGTTCGGCTTCTGATGACATTCCCTTTGTGATCTCCTGTGCAGGGACAGATATAAACCACGACCTGACATTGAATGAGCGAAGAGCAACAATTCTCGAAGTGTGCAAAACGGCACGGGCAATCATTATCCAGAGCCAGGATTTAGACCTTAAACTTAAGGATCTGTCAGATGGTTTTTATAACCGTGTTCACTATGTACCCCCGTCATTCACATGGCTTGGCAACGATTCATTCGATCTGAGAGGGGCAGCGGGGTGCGAATCACACCATATTCTTTTCTTTCTACCAGCAGGTATTCGTCCTGTAAAAAGAAACCTTGAGTGTTTAATAGCCATCAACGAAGTCCACAAAGTCCGGTCGTCAACAAAAGTCATGTTTGCCGGCCCTGTTCTCGACACTGAATACGCCATGCAGTTCCTTTATATGTTAGAACAATGCAGCAACTTTGCCCGCTGGATTCCGGCTATACCGCCAGAGGCCATGCGCTCTGCATACAATGGCGCCGATGTAGTGCTCAATACCTCATCCTCGGAAGGTTTTTCCAATGTCCTCCTTGAAACAATGGCATCGGGCAAACCAATCCTTGCATCTGACATCCAAAGCAACCGCCGGGCAATCCTCAGGGACAATGGCGAACGGCCAAGCTGTTGTCTCTTTGACCTTTACAGCCAGACGGACTTCGTCTATCAGGCCTTAAAGCTCATCGATGATGCCAGTCTAAGAAAATCTTTGGGGGAAGCAGGATTCATAAGGGCAAAACAGTGGCCCGGGCCCGCTGATGAAGCGGAATTGTTAATTAAAATTTATAAGCAAGCTCTTGCATGA